The following are encoded together in the Erwinia sp. E602 genome:
- a CDS encoding methyl-accepting chemotaxis protein: MKLQQNDAQQTVSFWQHLRLVPLFATILGGILLLFALCIGLASYFLIQSNQSLNDVTEEIQVRMALSNSSNNLRTARLTVIHAGASARIGEMEEFKANLDTTEKRIQQARDSFARYEQRRVKTPADTALDAELKTRFGEYLEKGLLPMLKSANDGSFEGVIAQETDYTRKFDDAYNAVLLKAVKIRTERAESMNAEAAAQTRLGFIMMAAAFALALLLTLATFIFLKRVVIAPMRHAVERIEQISAGDLTAPQQQWGRSEIGTLGHHLQLMQQSLVTTVGTVREGAVAIYQGSGEISAGNTDLSSRTEQQAAALEQTAASMEQLTSTVKQNAENAHHASQLAAEASGRARDGGAIVNGVVTTMNNISASSKKIAEITTVINSIAFQTNILALNAAVEAARAGEQGRGFAVVASEVRNLAQRSAGAAKEIEGLIAESVDLIGKGSSEVAHAGDTMSGIVDAVRRVTDIMAEIAAASDEQSRGIEQVSQAVTEMDNVTQQNASLVEEASAAAASLEEQAARLTQAVATFKLNTYAAAPLRTASVSGKKALPVTAKPALADGDNWETF, translated from the coding sequence ATGAAACTACAACAAAATGACGCGCAGCAGACCGTTAGTTTTTGGCAGCATCTCCGCCTGGTCCCGCTGTTTGCCACCATTCTGGGTGGCATTCTGTTACTTTTCGCCTTGTGTATCGGCCTCGCCAGTTACTTTCTTATCCAGAGTAATCAGTCGCTTAATGACGTCACCGAAGAGATCCAGGTGCGTATGGCATTGTCGAACAGCTCTAATAATCTGCGTACGGCACGCCTGACGGTGATCCACGCGGGTGCTTCGGCGCGCATTGGGGAAATGGAGGAGTTTAAGGCCAATCTCGACACCACAGAAAAGCGCATCCAGCAGGCGCGCGACAGCTTTGCCCGCTACGAGCAGCGCCGGGTGAAAACGCCGGCCGACACCGCGCTGGACGCCGAGCTGAAGACCCGCTTCGGTGAGTACCTTGAGAAGGGCCTGCTGCCGATGTTGAAAAGCGCCAACGACGGCAGCTTTGAAGGGGTGATTGCCCAGGAAACCGACTACACCCGTAAATTTGATGACGCCTATAACGCCGTGCTGCTCAAAGCGGTGAAGATCCGCACCGAGCGCGCCGAAAGCATGAATGCTGAAGCGGCCGCGCAAACCCGCCTTGGCTTTATCATGATGGCTGCGGCCTTTGCACTGGCGCTGTTGCTGACGCTGGCGACCTTTATCTTCCTCAAGCGCGTGGTGATTGCACCGATGCGCCACGCGGTGGAACGCATTGAGCAGATTTCCGCCGGCGATCTGACCGCACCGCAGCAGCAGTGGGGACGCAGTGAAATTGGCACGCTGGGCCACCATCTGCAGCTGATGCAGCAGTCGCTGGTCACCACCGTGGGTACCGTACGTGAAGGTGCGGTGGCGATTTACCAGGGGTCAGGTGAGATCTCCGCGGGTAACACCGATCTCTCCTCACGTACCGAACAGCAGGCTGCCGCGCTGGAGCAGACGGCCGCCAGCATGGAGCAGCTGACCTCGACGGTGAAACAGAACGCCGAGAACGCGCACCATGCCAGCCAGCTGGCGGCAGAAGCCTCCGGCCGCGCGCGCGACGGTGGGGCTATCGTCAACGGCGTGGTGACCACCATGAACAATATCTCCGCCAGCTCGAAGAAAATTGCTGAGATCACCACGGTGATCAACAGCATCGCCTTCCAGACCAATATCCTGGCGCTGAACGCCGCGGTGGAAGCGGCGCGCGCCGGCGAGCAGGGCCGTGGTTTTGCGGTAGTGGCCAGCGAAGTGCGTAACCTGGCGCAGCGCAGCGCCGGTGCCGCAAAAGAGATTGAAGGCCTGATTGCCGAGTCGGTGGATCTGATCGGCAAAGGCTCCAGCGAAGTGGCACACGCCGGCGATACCATGAGCGGCATCGTCGACGCGGTGCGCCGCGTCACCGATATTATGGCGGAGATCGCTGCCGCCTCAGACGAGCAGAGCCGGGGCATTGAACAGGTCAGCCAGGCGGTAACCGAGATGGACAACGTCACCCAGCAGAACGCCTCGCTGGTGGAGGAAGCCTCTGCCGCCGCCGCCTCACTGGAAGAACAGGCGGCCCGCCTGACCCAGGCGGTTGCCACCTTCAAGCTGAACACCTACGCCGCTGCCCCGCTGCGCACGGCCAGCGTCAGCGGTAAAAAAGCGCTGCCGGTAACGGCAAAGCCGGCGCTGGCTGACGGGGATAACTGGGAGACGTTCTGA
- a CDS encoding YqaE/Pmp3 family membrane protein: MDFIRIVIAILLPPLGVFMQVGFAGAFWLNILLTLCGYIPGIVHAVWIIARR; this comes from the coding sequence ATGGATTTTATTCGAATTGTGATTGCGATTCTTTTACCACCACTGGGCGTCTTTATGCAGGTCGGCTTTGCCGGTGCGTTCTGGCTTAACATCCTGTTGACGCTGTGCGGCTATATTCCGGGTATCGTGCATGCGGTGTGGATCATAGCGCGGCGATAA
- a CDS encoding mannosyl-3-phosphoglycerate phosphatase-related protein, with protein MPTLQDPLTIVTDLDGSLLDHHTYSWQPAQAWLDRLQEARIPIVICSSKTATEIVPLQRALGLGSAPFISENGALVQWDGAPGGPLRHHPGPDYASLCHTLLRLRQREGFKFTGFSDVTEKEIADWTGLSPGDAALAKMREASESLIWRDDDARFALFGQRLAEEGLALVQGGRFWHVMPQGRDKGSALRWLLQETPFGAAAPLTIGLGDSPNDAPMLDSVDFAVVIKGFSKNPLLLQRAANPAVYRTAHAGPQGWSEGLDFFITQT; from the coding sequence ATGCCGACTCTGCAGGATCCACTGACGATCGTCACCGATCTCGACGGCTCACTGCTCGATCATCACACCTACAGCTGGCAACCTGCACAGGCCTGGCTGGACCGCCTGCAGGAAGCGCGGATCCCGATCGTCATCTGCTCCAGTAAAACCGCCACTGAGATTGTGCCGCTGCAGCGGGCGCTGGGGCTTGGCAGCGCGCCGTTTATCAGCGAGAACGGTGCGCTGGTGCAGTGGGACGGTGCGCCGGGCGGCCCGCTGCGTCATCATCCCGGCCCGGATTACGCCAGCCTGTGTCATACCCTGCTGCGGCTCAGGCAGCGTGAGGGGTTTAAGTTCACCGGTTTTTCTGACGTCACCGAAAAAGAGATCGCCGACTGGACCGGCCTGTCGCCGGGCGACGCCGCGCTGGCTAAAATGCGCGAGGCGTCAGAAAGCCTGATCTGGCGCGATGACGACGCGCGCTTCGCGCTATTCGGGCAACGTCTGGCGGAGGAAGGGCTGGCGCTGGTGCAGGGAGGACGTTTCTGGCACGTGATGCCGCAGGGCCGGGACAAGGGCAGCGCGCTGCGCTGGCTGCTGCAGGAGACGCCGTTTGGCGCTGCGGCCCCGCTGACCATTGGCCTGGGTGACAGCCCTAACGATGCCCCGATGCTGGACAGCGTCGATTTTGCCGTGGTGATCAAAGGTTTCAGTAAAAACCCGCTGCTGCTGCAGCGCGCAGCAAATCCGGCGGTGTATCGCACCGCGCACGCCGGCCCGCAGGGCTGGAGCGAAGGGCTGGATTTTTTTATCACTCAAACCTGA
- the fliO gene encoding flagellar biosynthetic protein FliO, with translation MNTTQPSQPVVGQPAVSSASVLTQVSGVLAAIILLILACAWLAKRVGLTPKRGRGATLNVSASCQLGQRERVVVVDVEGARLVLGVTAQQITHLHTLPPAPEPTSSTPPQAPADFRQLLQSLLKGQKQK, from the coding sequence GTGAACACCACCCAGCCGTCACAGCCGGTGGTCGGCCAGCCCGCGGTCTCTTCCGCATCGGTGCTTACCCAGGTCAGCGGCGTGCTGGCCGCCATTATTCTGCTGATCCTTGCCTGTGCCTGGCTGGCGAAGCGAGTGGGCCTGACACCGAAACGTGGCCGGGGCGCAACGCTGAACGTCAGCGCCAGCTGCCAGCTGGGGCAGCGCGAACGCGTCGTGGTAGTGGATGTTGAGGGCGCCCGGCTGGTGCTGGGCGTTACCGCCCAGCAGATTACCCATCTGCACACCCTGCCCCCGGCCCCTGAACCGACCTCATCCACACCGCCACAGGCGCCGGCCGATTTCCGTCAGCTCCTCCAGTCGCTTCTTAAAGGCCAAAAGCAAAAATGA
- the fliN gene encoding flagellar motor switch protein FliN: MSDINKPSDNDISADDLWADAMNEQASTTSASTAGIFKSLEAGDVSGSLQDIDLIMDIPVKLTVELGRTKMTIKELLRLTQGSVVALDGLAGEPLDILINGYLIAQGEVVVVADKYGVRITDIITPSERMRRLSR; this comes from the coding sequence ATGAGTGACATCAATAAGCCGTCCGACAACGACATCTCCGCGGACGACCTGTGGGCTGATGCGATGAATGAGCAGGCGAGCACCACCTCTGCCTCAACGGCGGGGATTTTCAAATCACTGGAAGCCGGTGACGTCAGCGGATCGCTGCAGGATATCGACCTGATTATGGACATTCCGGTCAAACTGACCGTGGAACTGGGCCGCACCAAGATGACCATTAAGGAGCTGCTGCGCCTGACGCAGGGCTCGGTGGTGGCGCTGGATGGCCTGGCGGGTGAACCGCTGGATATCCTGATCAACGGCTATCTGATTGCCCAGGGGGAAGTGGTGGTGGTCGCCGATAAGTACGGCGTGCGCATTACCGACATCATTACCCCGTCCGAACGCATGCGCCGCCTGAGCCGCTAA
- the rcsA gene encoding transcriptional regulator RcsA produces MPTMIMDSCNYTRLGLNDYLLGKGLRKKNIITVTETSQLQSYCKKYRPGVVFINEDSFIHEADASQLLRNIILQHPDTLFFIFMAISNIHFEEYLYVRKNLIITSKSIKPGTLDELLSTYIQQRCGHASRYLSGSDVHPLTLSRTESCMLRMWMSGHDTIQISDKLQIKAKTVSSHKGNIKRKIKTHKKQVIYHVVRLADNVTSGIYVNLR; encoded by the coding sequence ATGCCAACAATGATTATGGATTCATGTAACTATACGCGGCTGGGACTGAATGATTACTTGCTCGGAAAAGGGCTGAGAAAAAAGAACATTATTACGGTAACGGAAACCAGTCAGTTACAAAGTTACTGTAAAAAATACAGGCCAGGCGTAGTTTTTATCAATGAAGACTCTTTTATTCACGAAGCCGATGCCAGTCAGTTACTGAGAAACATCATCCTGCAGCATCCGGATACGTTATTTTTTATATTTATGGCGATCTCGAACATTCATTTTGAAGAGTATTTATATGTCCGAAAAAACCTGATTATTACCTCAAAGTCGATCAAACCCGGCACCCTCGACGAACTGCTCAGCACCTACATCCAGCAGCGCTGTGGCCACGCCTCGCGCTACCTGTCGGGTTCAGACGTTCACCCGCTGACGCTGAGCAGGACGGAATCCTGCATGCTGAGAATGTGGATGTCAGGCCATGATACGATTCAGATATCTGACAAACTGCAAATCAAAGCAAAAACGGTTTCCTCACACAAAGGAAATATAAAACGCAAAATTAAAACCCACAAAAAGCAGGTTATTTATCATGTTGTCCGGCTGGCAGACAATGTGACCAGCGGTATCTATGTCAATCTGAGATAA
- a CDS encoding glycosyl transferase: MSDFYQNGVITNFHNLTDRPLKELEKDLVRFSRKRKMGLILPSLFSELEGPALGNIVDELAKVPYLAEIVIGLDRADRDQFLHAREFFSRLPQRHRILWNDGPRLKALDAELDKEGLSPSQPGKGRNVWFCTGYTLASDRSHCVALHDCDIVTYERGMLARLLYPLANPNFEYEFCKGFYARVADGKLNGRVGRLLVGPLLRALQKVYGHSEYLDYLASFRYPLSGEFAMRTQVLNGIKIPGDWGLEIGVLSEIYRNYTTRQSCQVEIADNYDHKHQPLSEEDGSGGLRRMSNDIVQSLLRKMATMGVNITSDSFRVLKATYYRYALDVMEIYSHDAMMNGLRFDQHVEEAAVEMFTQSILEAGQSFIERPNEKPFIPSWSRVQSAFPDILQRIQQAVEEDNSGDV, from the coding sequence ATGAGCGATTTTTACCAGAACGGGGTGATTACCAATTTCCACAATCTGACCGATCGCCCGCTTAAAGAGCTGGAAAAGGATCTGGTACGCTTTTCACGCAAACGTAAGATGGGGCTGATCCTGCCTTCGCTGTTTTCCGAACTTGAAGGCCCGGCGCTGGGAAACATCGTCGACGAACTGGCGAAAGTGCCTTATCTGGCCGAGATTGTGATCGGCCTGGACCGCGCTGACCGCGACCAGTTTCTGCACGCGCGGGAGTTCTTCTCCCGCCTGCCACAGCGTCACCGCATTTTGTGGAACGACGGGCCGCGGCTGAAAGCGCTGGACGCCGAGCTGGATAAGGAGGGACTGTCGCCTTCGCAACCCGGAAAAGGGCGCAACGTCTGGTTCTGCACCGGCTACACCCTCGCCTCTGACCGCTCACACTGCGTGGCGCTGCACGACTGCGATATCGTCACCTATGAGCGCGGCATGCTGGCGCGTCTGCTCTATCCGCTGGCTAATCCGAATTTCGAGTACGAATTCTGCAAAGGCTTTTACGCCCGGGTGGCGGACGGCAAGCTGAACGGCCGCGTGGGCCGCCTGCTGGTCGGCCCGCTGCTGCGGGCGCTGCAGAAGGTTTACGGCCACTCCGAGTACCTCGACTATCTTGCCAGCTTCCGTTACCCGCTCTCCGGCGAGTTTGCCATGCGCACCCAGGTGCTCAACGGCATCAAAATTCCCGGCGACTGGGGGCTGGAGATCGGCGTCCTGTCGGAGATTTACCGCAACTACACCACCCGGCAGAGCTGCCAGGTGGAGATCGCCGACAACTACGATCATAAACACCAGCCGCTGTCGGAAGAGGATGGCAGCGGCGGCCTGCGCCGCATGAGCAACGATATCGTACAGTCGCTGCTGCGTAAAATGGCCACCATGGGGGTGAACATCACCAGCGATTCGTTCCGCGTGCTGAAAGCCACCTACTACCGCTACGCGCTGGACGTGATGGAAATTTACAGCCATGACGCGATGATGAACGGCCTGAGATTTGATCAGCACGTTGAGGAGGCGGCGGTGGAGATGTTCACCCAGTCGATTCTGGAAGCCGGTCAGTCGTTTATCGAGCGCCCTAATGAAAAACCCTTTATCCCCAGCTGGAGCCGTGTCCAGTCGGCATTCCCGGATATTTTGCAGCGCATCCAGCAGGCGGTCGAGGAGGATAATAGCGGCGACGTCTGA
- the fliQ gene encoding flagellar biosynthesis protein FliQ: protein MTPESVMQLGHDALKVALALAAPLLLAALLSGLIISLLQAATQINEQTLSFIPKILAVVATIVIAGPWMLSLVLDYMRTLFSNLPYMIG, encoded by the coding sequence ATGACACCCGAATCGGTAATGCAGCTTGGCCATGACGCCCTGAAGGTGGCGCTGGCGCTGGCCGCTCCGCTGCTGCTGGCCGCCCTGCTCAGCGGGCTGATTATCAGCCTGCTGCAGGCCGCTACCCAGATCAATGAACAGACGCTGTCATTTATCCCGAAAATCCTCGCCGTGGTCGCCACTATTGTGATCGCCGGGCCGTGGATGCTGAGCCTGGTGCTGGATTATATGCGCACCCTGTTCAGCAATTTGCCTTATATGATCGGCTGA
- the fliR gene encoding flagellar biosynthetic protein FliR, with protein MIQFDSSQLLFWISQFFWPLARVLALIMTAPLLSEKSISRKVKLGLGVMITWVLIPSLPPTNVTLFSVGGFWLLIQQILIGVATGFTLQLAFAAVRTAGEVIGLQMGLSFATFFDPGSRLNMPVLARFLDMLAMLLFLTFNGHLWLISLLADSFHTLPVGGEPLNSHAFFALTNAAGLIFLNGLKLALPLITLLLTLNLSLGLLNRVAPQLSVFAIGFPITLTLGMVFIILMMPLLAPFCEHLFSEIFDLLSTLLNEMPAR; from the coding sequence ATGATTCAGTTCGACAGCAGCCAGCTTCTGTTCTGGATCAGTCAGTTTTTCTGGCCGCTGGCGCGCGTGCTGGCGCTGATCATGACCGCCCCGCTGCTGAGCGAGAAGTCGATCAGCCGCAAGGTCAAACTCGGCCTTGGCGTGATGATCACCTGGGTGCTGATCCCCTCTTTACCGCCGACCAACGTCACCCTGTTCTCCGTCGGCGGCTTCTGGCTGCTGATCCAGCAGATCCTGATTGGCGTAGCCACCGGATTTACGCTGCAGCTGGCGTTTGCCGCCGTGCGTACCGCCGGTGAAGTAATCGGCCTGCAGATGGGGCTCTCTTTCGCCACCTTCTTTGACCCCGGCAGCCGCCTGAATATGCCGGTGCTGGCCCGTTTTCTCGATATGCTGGCCATGCTGCTGTTTCTGACCTTCAACGGCCACCTGTGGCTGATTTCGCTGCTTGCCGACAGTTTCCACACCCTGCCGGTAGGCGGTGAACCCCTGAACAGTCATGCTTTTTTTGCGCTTACCAACGCGGCCGGCCTGATTTTCCTTAACGGTCTGAAGCTGGCTCTGCCGCTGATCACCCTGCTGCTGACGCTTAATCTCTCTCTGGGCCTGCTCAACCGTGTGGCCCCCCAGCTTTCGGTATTTGCTATCGGCTTCCCCATCACGCTAACCCTGGGGATGGTGTTTATCATTCTGATGATGCCGCTGCTGGCGCCGTTCTGCGAACATCTGTTTAGCGAGATCTTCGACCTGTTATCAACGCTGCTGAATGAAATGCCGGCACGCTAG
- the fliP gene encoding flagellar type III secretion system pore protein FliP (The bacterial flagellar biogenesis protein FliP forms a type III secretion system (T3SS)-type pore required for flagellar assembly.), giving the protein MKRILPLLVLSLLMLAPNVYAQLPGLISKPLAGGGQSWSLPVQTLVFITSLTFLPAILLMMTSFTRIIIVFGLLRNALGTPSAPPNQVLLGLALFLTFFIMGPVFDRIYSDAYLPFSEDKISMQEAMDKGAQPLREFMLRQTREADLALFARLANTPPLAGPEAVPMRILVPAYVTSELKTAFQIGFTVFIPFLIIDLVVASVLMALGMMMVPPATISLPFKLMLFVLVDGWQLLVGSLAQSFYS; this is encoded by the coding sequence ATGAAACGCATACTGCCGCTGCTGGTGCTGTCGCTGCTGATGCTGGCACCCAACGTCTATGCCCAGTTACCGGGGCTTATCAGCAAACCGCTCGCCGGGGGCGGCCAGAGCTGGTCGCTGCCGGTGCAGACGCTGGTGTTTATCACCTCGCTGACCTTCCTGCCGGCGATCCTGCTGATGATGACCAGCTTCACCCGCATCATTATCGTGTTTGGCCTGCTGCGCAACGCCCTCGGTACGCCGTCGGCACCGCCGAACCAGGTGCTGCTCGGTCTGGCGCTGTTTCTGACCTTCTTTATTATGGGCCCGGTATTCGACAGGATCTATTCCGACGCCTATCTGCCGTTCAGCGAAGACAAAATCAGCATGCAGGAAGCGATGGATAAAGGCGCCCAGCCGCTGCGCGAATTTATGCTGCGCCAGACGCGTGAAGCTGACCTGGCGCTGTTCGCCCGGCTGGCCAACACGCCGCCGCTGGCCGGGCCGGAAGCGGTACCGATGCGGATTCTGGTGCCCGCGTACGTCACCAGCGAGCTGAAAACCGCGTTCCAGATTGGCTTCACCGTATTTATTCCGTTCCTGATTATCGACCTGGTGGTGGCCAGCGTGCTGATGGCGCTGGGGATGATGATGGTGCCCCCCGCGACCATCTCGCTACCGTTCAAGCTAATGCTGTTTGTACTGGTCGACGGCTGGCAGTTGCTGGTGGGTTCGCTGGCGCAGAGTTTTTATTCCTAA